A genome region from Mycobacterium florentinum includes the following:
- a CDS encoding SDR family oxidoreductase, whose product MSGMLKKKVVVISGVGPGLGTTLAHRCARDGADLVLAARTAERLEEVAQQLKAAGHQALAVSTDITDDDQVNNLVEQTMATYGKVDVLINNAFRVPSLKPFSGTTFQHIRDAIELSALGALRLIQGFTPALAEAKGSIVNVNSMVLRHSQAKYGAYKMAKSALLSMSQSLATELGEQGIRVNSVAPGYIWGETLQAYFNHQAGKYGTTAEQIYQATAAGSDLKRLPTEDEVAAAILFMASDLSSGITGQTLDVNCGEYHT is encoded by the coding sequence ATGTCAGGGATGCTCAAGAAAAAGGTAGTCGTCATCAGTGGCGTCGGACCAGGCCTCGGTACCACGCTGGCACACCGATGTGCACGCGACGGGGCCGACCTGGTGCTTGCGGCACGCACCGCCGAGCGGCTCGAAGAGGTCGCTCAGCAGCTCAAGGCCGCCGGCCACCAGGCGCTGGCGGTGTCTACCGACATCACCGACGACGATCAGGTGAACAACCTCGTCGAGCAGACGATGGCGACCTACGGCAAGGTCGACGTGCTGATCAACAACGCGTTCCGGGTGCCATCGCTGAAGCCGTTCTCGGGCACGACCTTTCAGCACATTCGTGACGCGATCGAACTCAGCGCGCTCGGTGCGCTGCGCCTGATCCAGGGCTTCACCCCGGCGCTGGCCGAGGCGAAGGGCTCGATCGTCAACGTGAACTCGATGGTGCTTCGGCACTCGCAGGCGAAGTACGGTGCCTACAAGATGGCGAAGTCCGCCTTGCTGTCGATGTCGCAGTCGCTGGCCACCGAGCTTGGAGAGCAGGGGATCCGCGTCAATTCCGTTGCACCCGGCTATATCTGGGGCGAGACGCTACAGGCCTACTTCAATCACCAGGCCGGCAAGTACGGCACCACCGCCGAGCAGATCTACCAGGCGACCGCGGCCGGTTCCGACCTCAAACGGCTGCCCACCGAGGACGAGGTGGCCGCGGCGATTCTGTTCATGGCCAGCGACCTGTCCAGCGGTATCACCGGCCAGACACTGGACGTCAACTGCGGGGAGTACCACACCTGA
- a CDS encoding sulfotransferase family protein, with product MADRTDVGTVDELKASATKLIGLDDFGADDDNYLEALEVLLDSFRRDANLTVFGSKMNRFFLRGALVARLCSESAWKRYPEHADVKIERPIFVTGLVRTGSTALHRLLGADPAHQGLHLWLAEFPQPRPPRDTWDSNPLYRQLDEQFTKAHKENPDYTGLHFMAAYELEECWQLLRQSVHSVSYETLAHLPTYSKWLSRQDWTPSYRRHRKNLQLIGLNDADKRWVLKNPSHLFALDALMETYPDALVIQTHRPVETIMASMCSLAQHTSQGWSDTFSGAQLGADSMETWSRGLELFNTARAKYDPAQFCDVDYQDLIADPLGTVASVYAHFGLTLTDEARKAMEDSHAESQTGARAPKHKYSLADYGLTADEVKERFAGL from the coding sequence ATGGCGGATCGCACTGATGTCGGCACCGTCGACGAGCTGAAAGCGTCGGCCACCAAGCTCATCGGACTCGACGATTTCGGCGCCGACGACGACAACTACCTCGAGGCGCTCGAGGTGTTGCTGGACTCCTTCCGGCGCGACGCGAACCTGACCGTGTTCGGCAGCAAGATGAATCGGTTCTTCCTGCGCGGCGCGCTGGTAGCCAGGCTGTGCTCCGAGTCCGCGTGGAAGCGATATCCGGAGCACGCCGATGTCAAGATCGAACGGCCGATCTTCGTCACCGGCCTGGTGCGCACCGGCAGCACGGCACTGCACCGGCTGCTGGGCGCGGACCCCGCACACCAGGGTCTGCACCTGTGGCTGGCCGAGTTTCCGCAGCCGCGTCCACCCCGCGACACCTGGGACTCCAACCCGTTGTACCGCCAGCTCGATGAGCAGTTCACCAAGGCGCACAAGGAGAATCCCGACTACACCGGCCTGCATTTCATGGCCGCCTATGAGCTGGAGGAGTGCTGGCAGCTGCTGCGGCAGTCGGTGCATTCGGTGTCCTACGAGACCCTGGCGCACCTGCCCACCTACTCGAAGTGGCTGTCGCGTCAGGACTGGACGCCGTCGTATCGCAGGCACCGCAAGAACCTCCAGCTGATCGGCCTCAACGACGCCGACAAACGTTGGGTGCTGAAGAACCCCAGTCATCTGTTCGCGCTGGACGCACTGATGGAGACTTACCCCGATGCGCTGGTGATCCAGACCCATCGACCGGTCGAGACGATCATGGCTTCCATGTGCTCGCTTGCACAGCACACCTCGCAGGGGTGGTCGGACACCTTCTCGGGTGCGCAGCTCGGAGCGGATTCCATGGAGACCTGGTCACGTGGGCTGGAGCTGTTCAATACCGCGCGCGCCAAATACGATCCGGCCCAGTTCTGCGACGTCGACTACCAGGACTTGATCGCCGATCCGCTCGGCACGGTCGCCAGCGTGTACGCCCACTTCGGTCTGACGCTCACCGACGAGGCGCGAAAGGCCATGGAGGACAGCCACGCCGAGAGCCAGACAGGTGCCCGTGCGCCGAAGCACAAGTACTCGCTGGCCGATTACGGGCTCACCGCGGACGAGGTCAAGGAACGCTTCGCCGGGCTGTAG
- a CDS encoding Rieske 2Fe-2S domain-containing protein: MTTDTKAVGIREIDPGALPTRYARGWHCLGVAKDFQDGKPHSIQAFGTKLVVFADSQGDIKVLDGYCRHMGGDLSEGTIKGDEVACPFHDWRWGGDGRCKLVPYAKRTPKTARTRSWTTDVRGGLLFVWHDHENNPPDPAVRIPDIPESHSDEWTEWRWNSILIEGSNCRDIIDNVTDMAHFFYIHFGLPTYFKNVFEGHIASQYLHNVGRPDVNDLGTSYGEAHLDSEASYFGPSFMINWLHNSYGGYKAESILINCHYPVTQNSFMLQWGVIVEKPTGMDEKMTEKLSRVFTEGVSKGFLQDVEIWKHKTRIDNPLLVEEDGAVYQLRRWYQQFYVDAADVEPEMVERFEIEVDTSRAIEHWNVEVEENLKARDTETAAAEEVPVEQH, encoded by the coding sequence GTGACTACCGACACCAAAGCGGTCGGCATCCGGGAAATCGATCCCGGCGCGTTGCCGACCAGATACGCCCGTGGCTGGCACTGCCTGGGCGTCGCAAAGGACTTCCAGGACGGTAAGCCGCACTCGATCCAGGCGTTCGGCACCAAGCTGGTGGTCTTCGCGGACTCGCAGGGCGACATCAAGGTGCTCGACGGTTACTGCCGCCACATGGGCGGCGACCTGTCCGAAGGCACCATCAAGGGCGACGAGGTCGCCTGCCCGTTCCACGACTGGCGCTGGGGCGGCGACGGCCGCTGCAAGCTGGTGCCGTACGCCAAGCGCACGCCGAAGACGGCGCGCACCCGGTCGTGGACGACCGACGTGCGCGGTGGGCTGCTGTTCGTCTGGCACGACCACGAGAACAACCCGCCGGACCCCGCCGTCCGCATCCCGGACATCCCGGAATCCCACAGCGACGAGTGGACCGAGTGGCGCTGGAACAGCATCCTCATCGAGGGTTCCAACTGCCGCGACATCATCGACAACGTCACCGATATGGCGCACTTCTTCTACATCCACTTCGGGTTGCCGACGTACTTCAAGAACGTCTTCGAGGGTCACATCGCCTCGCAGTACCTGCACAATGTGGGGCGGCCCGACGTCAACGACCTGGGCACCTCATACGGTGAGGCGCACCTGGATTCCGAGGCGTCCTATTTCGGCCCGTCGTTCATGATCAACTGGCTGCACAACAGCTACGGCGGCTACAAGGCCGAGTCGATCCTGATCAACTGCCACTACCCGGTGACCCAGAACTCGTTCATGCTGCAATGGGGTGTCATCGTCGAAAAGCCCACGGGCATGGACGAGAAGATGACCGAGAAGCTGTCCCGTGTCTTCACCGAAGGTGTCAGCAAGGGATTCCTGCAGGACGTCGAAATCTGGAAACACAAGACCAGGATCGACAACCCGCTGCTGGTCGAGGAAGACGGCGCCGTGTACCAGCTGCGTCGCTGGTATCAACAGTTCTATGTCGATGCCGCCGACGTCGAGCCGGAAATGGTGGAGCGCTTCGAGATCGAGGTGGACACCAGCCGGGCAATTGAACACTGGAACGTCGAGGTCGAAGAGAACCTGAAGGCGCGGGATACCGAAACCGCCGCGGCCGAAGAAGTTCCAGTCGAACAACACTGA
- a CDS encoding gamma carbonic anhydrase family protein, which produces MPLFAFEGRAPRIDPTAFVAPTATLIGDVTVEAGASVWFNAVLRGDYGPIVVREGANVQDGSVLHAPPGIPVDIGPGATVAHMCVIHGVHVGSEALIANHATVLDGAVIGARSLVAAHSLVTAGTQIPAGVLVVGSPAQIKGPIAGTGAEMWINLNPQAYRDLAQRHLAGLEPI; this is translated from the coding sequence ATGCCACTGTTTGCTTTCGAGGGCCGGGCGCCACGGATCGATCCGACAGCTTTCGTGGCGCCGACCGCGACGCTGATCGGCGACGTCACGGTCGAGGCCGGGGCGTCGGTCTGGTTCAACGCCGTGCTGCGCGGCGACTATGGGCCGATCGTCGTGCGGGAAGGCGCCAACGTGCAGGACGGGTCGGTGCTGCACGCGCCGCCGGGCATCCCCGTCGATATCGGACCGGGTGCGACGGTGGCCCACATGTGCGTCATCCACGGCGTACACGTCGGGTCGGAGGCACTGATCGCCAACCACGCCACCGTTCTGGACGGCGCGGTGATCGGTGCGCGCAGCCTGGTCGCAGCGCATTCCCTGGTGACCGCCGGCACGCAGATCCCGGCCGGGGTGCTCGTCGTCGGATCCCCGGCACAGATCAAGGGCCCGATCGCCGGGACCGGCGCGGAGATGTGGATCAACCTGAATCCGCAGGCCTACCGCGACCTGGCGCAGCGGCATCTCGCCGGGCTGGAGCCGATCTAG